GACCATTGGCGAAGGAACTTCTGAAGTTCAGCGACTTATCATTGCCCGTGAGCTTAAAAAAGAGCTTGTATAAATAATAACCTATTGTTGTTGGAATAAAAGCCTGTAGTTCATCATGAGCTGCAGGCTTTTTTTGTTATATCTGCTGATAATCTCTTTCGGGCTAAGACATATTTTTCTTACTATTCATGAATCCAACATCAAGACAAAAACGCTTAAACCATGCCAAAGAATTTATTCAATATCGACGACGCTTTTCTTTTTGAATCGGAACTTAACGAAGAAGACCGGCTCATCATGGAAACGGCTCGTGATTACGCCCAAAGCAAACTTGAGCCTCGTGCCCTGAAGGGAAATACCGAGGAGTATTTTGATCAGGATATCGCAAAAGAAATGGGCGAAATGGGTCTGCTCGGCGTTACGGTTCCTGAAGCATATGGTGGCTCTGATGCCAGCTACACGGCCTATGGTTTAATAGCCCGCGAAGTTGAACGGGTTGATTCAGGCTATCGGTCTTTTATGAGCGTACAGTCATCATTGGTGATGTATCCAATTTCAGAGTTTGGAACCGAAGAACAAAAGCAGAAATTCCTCCCAAAATTGGCTACTGGCGAAATGATAGGATGCTTTGGACTCACCGAACCAGATCATGGTTCTGATCCCGGCTCTATGGTGACAACCGCTGTGAAAACTGATGGGGGCTGGATTATGAATGGCGCCAAAATGTGGATCACCAACTCCCCTATTGCAGATGTAGCTGTTGTCTGGGCAAAGGCAAAAGAGAATAAAGAGGACGAAGGTGTAATCCGTGGGTTTTTAGTTGAAAAAGGAATGGATGGGTTTTCTGCTCCCCACACCAAATATAAAATGAGTTTACGTGCATCAGAGACCGGAGAGTTGGTTTTTGATGATGTCTTTATCCCCGACGAAAATGTCTTCCCGGATATAAAAGGACTGAAGGGGCCGTTTATGTGCCTCAATTCAGCACGATATGGAATTGCATGGGGAACGGTTGGAGCTGCAGAATTTTGCTATCAGCGGGCGCGTGATTATGTTTTGGATCGCAAGCAGTTTGGGAAACCGCTGGCAGCCAATCAGCTTATCCAAACCAAGCTGGCAAATATGATGACCGACATCACGTCTATGCAGATGCTTGCCTACCGATTAGGAAAGCTAAAAGACGAAGGCCGTGATCATCCTTCCATGACTTCCCTCGCCAAGCGAAACAATTGTGGAAAGGCCCTCGAAATTGCCCGTATCTCCCGCGACATGCATGGCGGGAATGGCATTGTGGGTGATTATCGGGTTATCCATCATGTAATGAATCTGGAGTCCGTTAATACCTATGAGGGTACTTATGATATTCATGGGCTCATTCTTGGCCGTGAAATTACCGGCATTCAGGCATTCACTCCTAAAGGGAATGACTAACCATGAACATCCTTGGCAATATCATCTGGTTTATTTTCGGCGGAATATTTGTAGCAATAGAATATGCTATTTCAAGTCTGCTTTTATGTCTGACTATCATTGGAATTCCATTCGGACTTCAGACTTTTAAACTGGCCAGGCTGGCTCTGTTTCCTTTTGGTAAGAAAACAGTGGTGAATGAAAAATCAGATGGTTGCCTTTCTCTTGCTATGAATATTCTCTGGATTTTAGTCGGCGGAATATGGATCAGCATTACTCACATTGTGTTTGGAGCTATTCTGTTTATAACCATCATCGGAATCCCTTTTGCCAAACAACATTTTAAATTGGCATCAGTAGCCTTACTACCCTTTGGCAGAGTCATCGTTAAGGATTAATTTAGTCTTGTTCCAAATTTCGCCTTTATAACTATTTACAAGACCTTAGTTCTACTTTGTTATACATTCCAAAAAAAGGAGGAGACCATGAAATCAATGAGTTTAAAAATATTTGCCGGACTTTTTTTGATGCTTATAATTCTGCAATTTTTTGGGCCGGATACTTCTTCGCCGGCTACTGATCCTTCCAAAGATTTCATCACAAACGCACAACCCCCTGAGCAAGTGAGCAGTATCCTCAAAAGTGCTTGTTATGATTGCCATTCTTATCAAACCAAATACCCCTGGTATTCAAATATAGAACCTGTTTCGTGGTGGCTTCAGGATCATATTGACGAAGGAAGAGATGAATTCAATATGTCATTGTGGGCTGATTACTCCACCCGTCGCGCTGATCACAAGCTTGAAGAAGCTATAGAGCTTGTTGAGGAAGAAGAAATGCCGCTGCCTTCATATACCTGGATTCACGGAGATGCCAGACTTACCTCAGAACAAAGACAGACACTAATTGAATGGTTCACCACGCTCAGAACCGAAATTTCTGCAGATTCCCTGGATAATTAGATTCATTTTTTAAAAAACTAAACCATAAGATTAAAGGTTTTTTTCAATTCATTGATTTACTTTAAGCCACAATCTAAAAAACGGATATGACGCTTAAAGAGCAGCTTTTAAACAATACAGACGTTTTCATCAATAAGATCAACGAGTTCTCAGAAACTCAATTCAATGTTAAGCCCAATACGGATTCATGGTCCGCTGCAGAAGTGCTGGAACATGTATATCGTTCTGAATTTGGAGTTCCTCGCCTTTTTATCGGTGAAACCAGAAAAGTAATGGACAGGAAACCCGATGCACTTGTGGCCAAAATGAAAGCTCGCTTTTTAGAGTCTGACAAAAAAATGAAAGCTTCCGGAGTTATCCTTCCTACAGAAGGAAAGAAATCAAAAAAAGAACTGATTGAAAAATTCCGTATCAACCGTCAGAAAATTGCCGATCTGATCGACGAACTACCTCCTGACGAACTTTGCCTGAAATTTGAGCACCCTGTATTTGGACTTTTAACCCGTATGGAATGGGTTCACTTTAATATGATTCATAGTCAGCGACATATGAAACAGCTTGAACGCATTCAATCAGGACTTCAATGATATTTACCCAAAATCATTTGCAACAAAAAGGACTATCTTACACCATGAGAGCTGCTTTAACGACTTTTGTACTGCTCATTTTTTCTTTTTCTTTTGACAGTTATGCACAGAATAACCAGCTGCCCGGTGGCGAAGAAGTGGTATTTAAAAGTGGTGACCTTGTTCTCAATGGAAGGTTGATTTTACCGGATAGTGCTGAGAATGTGCCCGTCCTTATCTTTATGGGTGGAATGTATGAATGGGGAGATTTTCATCCTCAGCGAGAGGTTTTTATTCGTGAAAATCTGGAAGCGGTTTTCCCTCCGGCCGGTGTTGGCATTCTATATTATGATCCGCGGGGAACAGGAGAATCTGATGGACGTTGGGGACGAGCCTCACTAACTGACTTTGCAGACGATGCCAAAGCAGCTATTCATTATTTAGAACAACGCAAAGAAGTAGATCCCAGCCGAATTGGTATTATAGGGCTCGGTGAAGATGGCTGGGTAGCTCAGGTTGTAGCAGCCACGGCACCGGAACGCGTCAAATTAATGGGCTCACTTGCAGGGCCAACTTTTGATCCAAACAGACAGCTCGTTAATGAATATCATAGCGGGTATGTCTGTAACGGTCAGGATAGTGCCAGTGCCCATAAAAAGGCAGTTCAGAAAGCCCAATCTCATCAAAACTGGGTTTCCGTGCTTCCGCTTACAAAGCGCTGGCGTCATATGAATATGAAGATTGGATTTGAGCCAGCCACGTATATCAATACCATTAGTATTCCCGCCCTGTTTGTTTTTGCTGAGAATGACGGACAAGTTTATCCTGACTGGGCAATGGAAAGCCTTCGAAATATATATCCTGACTCCCTTCCCTCAAATTTCACCGTACAAACAATTGCCGGGGCCAATCACTTCTTCCACGTTGTACCAAAGTGCTACGACTACCTGGAAGAGAGCCAAAGTGTAGAAAAAAACTTTTCATTCCGTTTTAAAGAGGTTTTTCAGGATTGGGTATTCGAAAACCTATAGAGCAACTTTGAAATTTAGTTGCATTTCCGTTGATTAAGGAACTCGCCTAACTTCTTTAAATAACGTATCGGAGTAGTGCTATGAAAACATTTCTAAAATTTCTGGGCCTTGTATTTATTCTCAATATTGTACGCTACCTGATTGGCGGCCCTATTGAAGCCATTGTTTTGATGGAGCCCATGCATGCTGTACTCCCTCAGTATCCCCAGGTTTTTGATACGGATTTTTCCACGACAGATTTTACCATCTCTTTATTCTACAATTTTATGATGTGGCTGACAGCAACGTGGGTTTTCTATATTTCTCATCCACAGCTGAAAGGAAACTACATTATCAAAAGCCTCAAAGTTTTTGCTCTTATGGGACTTTTCTTCATCAGCCTGGCTGCGGTTTATATGAATCACTACACCGCTGATGTCAAGGTTTTTTACTTATACAGCATGCTTGATGCAGTAATTCTCTTCCCCCTGGTAGGTGTGGCAAATGGATTTTTATTTCCCAGGATTTTCAAAAAGGAATTATCGGAAGCCGGTTAATCTCCATTCTGCCAATAAGCTTTCAGCACTTTATCTCCTACCATAATCCGGTCTACCACCTCCATTCCTTCAACCACTTCACCAATGATGGTGTATCGGCCATTCAGGTGCGGAGCCCAATCATGCATCACAAAATATTGACTACCCTCTGTATCAGTCCCGGCGCTGGCAATTCCCACCATTCCTCTGTAGTACTCTTTTCCTGACGACTCAGTAGGTACAACATAGTCAGGTCCGCCAAAACCATCTCCGGTTTCTACATCTCCTCCCTGTATCACAAAGTTTGGTACTACCCGGTGAAAGGCTATAGAATCATAGGCACCTGCCCGGGTCAAACTATCTATTCCGGAAATTGTAGCCGGAGCAGAGAGTACATCCATGGCAATTTTGATGATGCCCTCCTGGGTTTCTAAAACCCATACAGGTTCGTAGTCCAGAGCTGCCAATCTTTCCCAGTTTGGTCTTCGGAAAACCGGCGGTTCTGCTTCAGTATCAGGTACATCCCAACCCTGACTTGCGAGTGTGGAATTCAATGCAGGATTTCCTTTTGCTGCCAAAGAATCAATTAGAGGCTGAGCCTCACTTTGAAAACGCTCATACAAAAAACCTGCCATCGATTGGTATACCTCAATGTCTTCAGGCAACTGATAGTTAGTCAGTAAATCCTCAATACGGCTAAAGTCTTCATCCAAAATCAGGTCAGATGACTCCAGGAGTGAAGCTATCACATAAGTAATAGATCGATCTCCTCTTTCAAGAAAACCAAGTGCTATCTCCCTTACATTTTCTTTTCGGGATGAGGTTTGCTGAGCTTTATCAATTGAACCCCACCAACCTGATAGCGCCTGCGCAGCAAACAGAGCTTCCATCCTGTTGGCACTACCTGCGTACTCCTGCAGCTTAGCAATGTAAGAATCTGCTTCCAGTGCCTTCTGATAAATATTCAGCTTTTTAATAAGAAGATACTCCTGATCCCCAGATAAAGACTCCGTTATATCGAGATAATCTTCCACATTGCTTAATGCCATAATCCCTGACAAGCGTACTGAAGCCTCTTTATCTTCATTCTCAATGATTTTAGCGACAACTACTTCATCAAAAGTGCTTGGCTTTTCTGCATGACCAGCTAACCGATTCAGTGCGACTTCATTCACCACAGGATTTGAATGGTTAAGCAGCAGAGAATACGCTTCCTCAAGCTTTTCGCTCCATCCTACATTTGAAATCTGATTAGCCAGCTCAACAGCAAGCTGAACATTCATTTCTGATACATCATCTAAAGGAAGTCGCTCAAAAGTCCATTCAGCGTCACTCTTAAAAGATATTCTTAAGGCATACTGCCGGATATATGGACTTTCCACCCATTCATATGCTTCCCAGATATTCTTTCGAATCTGCTCATCTTCAATTACCTGCTCTCCTCTGAATAGTCCATAGAAATAAGCCCGGTATAAATCTACATCCTCCAATACTGCAGCATATCGTAAAATACTTCTCCGGGAAGACTCCGGGATTTTATAATTCATCATAAGCCGCCCCATAGCCAATGCTGAACTATATTCGTAGTCAGAATCAGGCCCAATGATTTCATCAAAATTCTGAGTCAACAGATCTAATGATTCCTGATTACCCTGCTGGCCTAGTACCATGCTAATTCCATTTCTCATTGAAGCCCTGCGATTCCAGAGACTATGAAGCCTCGTTAATTGCTCATCTGTAAGTTCATGTGCGCTTAAAGCCATCCATCCCAAATCAGAGTTTGCATACTGTGCTTTAGTTATGAAATCATTCATGTTTTTTACCGGGGTACTAACAAGCGCCCGCCATGCCTGGTCTCTGATATAGGAATCCGGATGTTCTGTATATCCCAAGAGAGAATCAGCATTTCGATCAAAGACATGCCTGTATAGCTCAGGGTATTCATCCGTTAGAAGCTCTGAATATGCACTTTCCTGCATGCATGATGCTGCAAAAAGTCCTGTGATACACAGCACCAAAAACATACACATACTTTTTACACATTTGTTATTGAACTTCATATTCAAACTCCGTTTATTACACATGTTTCTTACATTAAATTACAGACGCCATGGATAATGCACATTTGACTCGTAAACAGCACGAATTTTTCACCTTCATTGTCGACTACAAAAAAGAAAATGAAGTGTGGCCAACATATCGTGAGATCGCGGACCACTTTGGTTATGCATCTCCCAATAGCGTGACCCAAAATATACAGGCACTACTCAAGAAAGGCTATTTAGTTAAAAGGAATGATGAAGAATATGATCTGCCTTCCGATAAAAAGAGTCTATTGGGTGAGACCGAGGAACAAGAGGGAATTCCAATTCGTGGACTGATTGCAGCCGGATCCCTTCAGGAAGCGGTAGAAGCTAACCTGGGAAGTATTACACTTGATACGCTCTTTCCAAACCTTGACGACTTATTCGCTCTTCGTGTGACCGGCTTCAGTATGAAAGATGTAGGTATTTATGATGGAGATTTTGTACTGCTGATGGATACTGATGTGAAAAATGGCGACATCGGAGCAGTTCTGTACGACGGAGAAACCAGCTTAAAGAAAATTTATTGGGATGATAACGGCTTACGGCTTGAACCTGCCAACGAAGATTATGACGACATATTTATTGAACCCGATGTATTTGAAGAAGTCCGCATTATTGGAAAATATATCGGTCATGTGAATCGGCAAGGGTTTCAGCGAGCTATTCCTCTGGTTGCTTAAGGCAACGGAGAATCTTCATTCAGGTGAGTCGGAAGATCTTTATCATCAAGAATAGTTGTCTTCTTGTTCGGCACTTTGAGTTCTTTAGCTATAGTAAGAAATCGACCGTTTGCGTCTTTCCGCGCTTCATGTAGCTGTGAATCTTTAATCCAGGCCCGTCCGCCATCTCTCTGCAGCCGTTTTGTATTTTTATACTTAAATGCTTGTTCGTGAAGCGATGGTAGTTTTTTCATTATTTTTGATTGAATTTCATTTTTCTAAATTTAAGTGAAGTTTCTGAATTTATCAGTATAGATTTGCTTTGTTTTGTCTGATCTAAGCCTTATCTTTTCAAGCTCTGAATTAAACGCAAAGAAAGAAATTAATCGATTATGTACGCTATTGTTGAAATCGGCGGACACCAATACAAAGTAGCTGAAAACGACGT
The genomic region above belongs to Gracilimonas sp. and contains:
- a CDS encoding DinB family protein, which produces MTLKEQLLNNTDVFINKINEFSETQFNVKPNTDSWSAAEVLEHVYRSEFGVPRLFIGETRKVMDRKPDALVAKMKARFLESDKKMKASGVILPTEGKKSKKELIEKFRINRQKIADLIDELPPDELCLKFEHPVFGLLTRMEWVHFNMIHSQRHMKQLERIQSGLQ
- a CDS encoding YccF domain-containing protein, producing MNILGNIIWFIFGGIFVAIEYAISSLLLCLTIIGIPFGLQTFKLARLALFPFGKKTVVNEKSDGCLSLAMNILWILVGGIWISITHIVFGAILFITIIGIPFAKQHFKLASVALLPFGRVIVKD
- the lexA gene encoding transcriptional repressor LexA — translated: MDNAHLTRKQHEFFTFIVDYKKENEVWPTYREIADHFGYASPNSVTQNIQALLKKGYLVKRNDEEYDLPSDKKSLLGETEEQEGIPIRGLIAAGSLQEAVEANLGSITLDTLFPNLDDLFALRVTGFSMKDVGIYDGDFVLLMDTDVKNGDIGAVLYDGETSLKKIYWDDNGLRLEPANEDYDDIFIEPDVFEEVRIIGKYIGHVNRQGFQRAIPLVA
- a CDS encoding acyl-CoA dehydrogenase, which gives rise to MPKNLFNIDDAFLFESELNEEDRLIMETARDYAQSKLEPRALKGNTEEYFDQDIAKEMGEMGLLGVTVPEAYGGSDASYTAYGLIAREVERVDSGYRSFMSVQSSLVMYPISEFGTEEQKQKFLPKLATGEMIGCFGLTEPDHGSDPGSMVTTAVKTDGGWIMNGAKMWITNSPIADVAVVWAKAKENKEDEGVIRGFLVEKGMDGFSAPHTKYKMSLRASETGELVFDDVFIPDENVFPDIKGLKGPFMCLNSARYGIAWGTVGAAEFCYQRARDYVLDRKQFGKPLAANQLIQTKLANMMTDITSMQMLAYRLGKLKDEGRDHPSMTSLAKRNNCGKALEIARISRDMHGGNGIVGDYRVIHHVMNLESVNTYEGTYDIHGLILGREITGIQAFTPKGND
- a CDS encoding alpha/beta hydrolase, translated to MIFTQNHLQQKGLSYTMRAALTTFVLLIFSFSFDSYAQNNQLPGGEEVVFKSGDLVLNGRLILPDSAENVPVLIFMGGMYEWGDFHPQREVFIRENLEAVFPPAGVGILYYDPRGTGESDGRWGRASLTDFADDAKAAIHYLEQRKEVDPSRIGIIGLGEDGWVAQVVAATAPERVKLMGSLAGPTFDPNRQLVNEYHSGYVCNGQDSASAHKKAVQKAQSHQNWVSVLPLTKRWRHMNMKIGFEPATYINTISIPALFVFAENDGQVYPDWAMESLRNIYPDSLPSNFTVQTIAGANHFFHVVPKCYDYLEESQSVEKNFSFRFKEVFQDWVFENL
- a CDS encoding heme-binding domain-containing protein; its protein translation is MKSMSLKIFAGLFLMLIILQFFGPDTSSPATDPSKDFITNAQPPEQVSSILKSACYDCHSYQTKYPWYSNIEPVSWWLQDHIDEGRDEFNMSLWADYSTRRADHKLEEAIELVEEEEMPLPSYTWIHGDARLTSEQRQTLIEWFTTLRTEISADSLDN
- a CDS encoding peptidylprolyl isomerase produces the protein MKFNNKCVKSMCMFLVLCITGLFAASCMQESAYSELLTDEYPELYRHVFDRNADSLLGYTEHPDSYIRDQAWRALVSTPVKNMNDFITKAQYANSDLGWMALSAHELTDEQLTRLHSLWNRRASMRNGISMVLGQQGNQESLDLLTQNFDEIIGPDSDYEYSSALAMGRLMMNYKIPESSRRSILRYAAVLEDVDLYRAYFYGLFRGEQVIEDEQIRKNIWEAYEWVESPYIRQYALRISFKSDAEWTFERLPLDDVSEMNVQLAVELANQISNVGWSEKLEEAYSLLLNHSNPVVNEVALNRLAGHAEKPSTFDEVVVAKIIENEDKEASVRLSGIMALSNVEDYLDITESLSGDQEYLLIKKLNIYQKALEADSYIAKLQEYAGSANRMEALFAAQALSGWWGSIDKAQQTSSRKENVREIALGFLERGDRSITYVIASLLESSDLILDEDFSRIEDLLTNYQLPEDIEVYQSMAGFLYERFQSEAQPLIDSLAAKGNPALNSTLASQGWDVPDTEAEPPVFRRPNWERLAALDYEPVWVLETQEGIIKIAMDVLSAPATISGIDSLTRAGAYDSIAFHRVVPNFVIQGGDVETGDGFGGPDYVVPTESSGKEYYRGMVGIASAGTDTEGSQYFVMHDWAPHLNGRYTIIGEVVEGMEVVDRIMVGDKVLKAYWQNGD